TCACTAAATTATGGATTAAAAAGTTATTAGGTTAACAACCTACTGGTCTAATTCTTGCTTATTACATATATGGGAATCCAGGCAATAAAATATctcataataaaaatataaatcgagagagagagagagagagagagagagagagagagagaagaattttCACATTCTTCATTTAAACAGTGTTGTGTATTCTAACAGCTACAATAAATTTAGCCTGGAAATGTATGAATGAATGTGCGGCCCGCACCctcacaaatgtaaacaaaaatgttacatatatattttatatacttaGTAAGCTGCTTATGagaaactaattaaaaaaaacaatgtacATCTGAAATATAAAATAGAAGAAAGGTCAAATTTCCTACCTCTAGATTGCTGGGatgatattttctttctgaaTCCCAAGGAGGTAACTCAGCAAACATCACCAGTATATGATCAATAAATCTAAAAGCCAAAGTGGATCTTGTTATGATCCTATTCACAGCATTATACAGCATTCAGTAGCTACTATAATCCATGCTAATAAATCTACTAGTTCTACTTCTCTAATTCATACATTTAAATATGAATGATGGCAAAGATTACAGTAGTAAGCAGGTTAAACAATAGCTTAAAGACTACCGTAATTATCTGATTATGTTCAGGCCAATGTAATTTTCAGAAACATACTCTTCACATACTGAAGTTTATACTTTGCTTTAAACACATACTTTCATTAACAACCTTCACAGTGCAGCAAAAACTGTTACCATTAATGTTACCAAGGTGACCATTAATCTTTGATTTCAGCCTTTTCAGGGATACTGCCAAGATAAATgttgtatatttatttaaaatcgaTTTTCCCTCTGTGTTACTAACAATGCCTTAGATTAGAACGAAAAACTTTCAAAATCTAATTTACATGTCACTGTTTATGCCGCctgtttactttttgcacttcAGTGATCTCACATAGTGAAACTGCTCTGGTTTGTCATATTCACTTTCTTGGATCTTGAACACAGCACAATGCTCTTGCTTTCCAACATTAGGACAACATTAAAACCCCTTGTCTAACCATCTGCActgtgatttaaaacaaaaaataatctatTTATATTACATTTGGTTAATACACATACCACCATTTATGTTATGAATTATGTTACAAATTTCAAGTTCATTAACTTGTAACCCTGCAGGGCTATAAACTAAAGCTCATACCAAGAGAAggggagtttccccctttccaatGTGATGCAGCACTCATTTCTAGCCTTGAGTTAACAGGACAATATCAGGTCTCTAAGAGCTATTTTAGGTCATTTTTGGAGGTGTTTTATATTTATCAGCTTtaacttctctcttcctttgaGACCTGCACAACTGGACTCCTGGTACCTAAGGCACCTGGTGGCTTCAAAACACTGTCCTGATTAATTCCTAAATAGTTTTCTTGTAACATATGTGGTATACAGCTTTCAATGATACATGCTTGAGATAACCTGTCACCTTTACATGACTATCATTAGATATTCCACACTCCTCCCCACTATGAATTCATAAAATCTAGATTTTGTCCCTGAACTACTTTGGAAGTCTGGTGTTATTTCTGCAATGAAACAGAATATCTGATATAATCATTATTTCACATGAAGTAGAAATCACCTGGAGTCCTCGTGAAAAGCTGAGATGAAATCTGTTTGCCCATATTCAGGATACAGGAAGAGCACAGGCCAGTTTAGATTGCCATTATCATCTAAGTAGACCTTTGTGCCCGTGGCACTATCAGAACTCAGTCCATTTAAGGACATCTCAGCCAGACCATCTGATATTTCATCTTCCTCCTTAGAGGCCTCTAGAAACAGCTTGATATTCCTTTCCTACATTGAAAGAATCAATTTGAGAACATGACCTAAAAATCAAAGTTTAGTCACTTGAATATCTACATATGAAGAACAACTTTTCAAaaagacaatttttaaaagagaatcCTAAACACATCTCAGGCCCATACCTTTATAGCCGTGAGTAAGACCTCCTTTTGAGACTGTTCCTTCTTCTCCTTCAGTTTTGCTTTCCTTATATCCCGCTGTTCAGCTCGCTGCACGTAAGACAAGTTTGCATCACAATCATGTGAAATAAGTCAACATCCCTTATTTTACTGAAAAGCTGCGAAACTAATTTGGGTCACCAGAAAAATTATGGTCCCTCTCACTGCATCTCTTTACAGTGACATGGCTAGGAATCACCATTCAATTCCACTTCATGGAAAtgccaagtgattttttttttttagttttttactCACACTTTGTCCGTTTATAGCACCTTTCTTCCAAGCTCAACAGCTCTCTACAACCATTAATTAAACCTCTGACATCCCCTGTGAGGCAGGCaaatattgttatccccatttaacagaagGTTAAAGAAGGTAAAATTATGCTAATTccatgcccaagatcacacaatggTCATTGAGAGACAGAAATGAACCCTGAACTCCGGGGACCTAAGTCCCTTGCTCTAACCAGCAGACTATACCTTTCAGGTATGGGAGGAAGCATTCTCATTCTGTGAAAATAGTAGGGAATACGTGGCTAATTTCTGTCAATCATGATTTAAGAGGTCTTTTTCTTTCCCTACAAAACCAAAGCCATAATAAGCAAGTTTGGTCTCCAATATGGCACCATGTCCCTTGTTAGTTACAGTGATGCTGGCTCCACTAGCTGTAAAATTGGATGCACTGAATTTGGACAAGACCGATACTCAAATGTTAAAGATTGGAAGAGACCCATTAGGCCATCCAATCAATCTTCCACGATCTTTAGATCCTGCTGGACAGAAACTGTAGcaccctctggaaaaaaaaagataattagcATTTATACgtgccttccatctgaggatcccaaagtgcttcccAAACATGAAGTGGGGTAATGGACTAACGGTCTGATCTGGCATGGTAAATCCTATATTGCCATGGgcaggttttgttttggtttttacctTTAATTTGTCAGCTTTGGCTCTCGTTTCCACAAGTTTCTTCTCCTTCGAATCTATCCTCAGACCCTCCTCACACCATGCCATTGCTTCAGGGAAATTCTTTAACTCCAAATGACACAAAGCTCctgaaagaaattttaaaaattctgacaCAGGACCAGTGTATAAATCTATTTAtactaggggtgggcaaactttttggcatgagggccacatctgggtacggaaattgtatggcgggccatgaatgctcacgaaattaacaattcagagatattcaaataaactttattaaataaagatacattttagtggaaataaacataaaaccttACGTACTATTATAAATATACCATCATACCAACGTATTACAATAATTAAACCGAACTTACCCCCTTTCCACGCCCTCTCTCTCTAGCCTGGATTTGTTGGGCGTAAGTTTTCAGTCATTGAGACTCATTGAGATtcaccagccccctgctctcagaAATCTCCTCCCACGTAGGTCCCGACAGCCCACAATTTTGAAAACCGCCACTGAGCACTACCTGGCTAACTACTCTTTCTTTTATCCTCAACAATGGAAAATTAACACTGCTAAAACATCAGAGTCACCTAAGCCAACAAGTAGCAGGCATGTGGGCTTGCACATTCCAAGCTCTGATGGCACATGAGGTGTGTTTAGGTTGTGCAGCCGGAGTAACATGCGTGCCCTCATGCCAGTCACGCAGGTCCTGAACATGTGGGAtcctccaaccctgctccccggctgaagcgccagagcggggcaagcgcTGGAGCGGAGCaatggagctcgagggccggattaaaaggtctgacgggctggatgcggcccgcgggccgtagtttgcccaaccCTGATTTATACGAAGAGTAGTCTATATTCCCCTCAATATAAACAAGCACAATTATGAGGTTTAATGACTTCGTTGGGGCTATTTAAAGTAGCAAACACCATGCCTGCTAGCTTGCTTTCACAGGATCAGGCTCAATGATAGGATTTCAGCAGGGGTAGCAAGGAGATAAGTGAAACAGACGTCTCTGAACATTGGCCAAATTCTCTGACAGTGtaactgcactgaaatcaatggagttctATGTCTTTGCAAcaactttaaatttaaattgcAGCATACCTTTTGGAGCTTTACTTTATTAAAGATTTAAGACCTGTCTCTTCTAGGAAGAGACCCTGAAGACTGAagtaacagaaatgggatgaaattcaatagtacaaagtaCAAGGTAATTCACTTCGGGTCTAATAAGAATAATTCCTGCTAAggggctcatcagttggaagcaacagacgaggagagagacctgggcgTGTTGATTGATCAAAGATGACTAGGAGTCATCAATGTGATGCGCTGTGAAAAATGCAATCCCAGGATGTATCAGGAGAGGCacttccagtagagatagagaaaTATTCAATGctgttgtacaaggcactggtaagacctcatctggaacactgtgtacagttctggtcactcatgttcaaagaaagattaatttaaaatggaacaggtgcagagaggaGCTTCTAGGATGAtctggggaagggagggcctATCTTCTGAGCGGAGACTGGAAGAGATTCAACCTAGCAAACAGAAGGCTGAGAAGGTATATGATTcccctctataaatacattggggggcaaagagctatttaagctaaaggacaatgttgacacaagaacaaatgcatataaactggccatgaacaaattcaggctggaaatcagAAGAAGGTGTCTCACCACCAGGAATGAGGTTCTGAAACAGCCTCCctataggagttgtgggggcaaacaacttaaaaCTAATTGAGAGACAGcaggacaaatttatgagtgggatAGTATGACAGGGAGAATACAGTGATAGTCGGTAATGCACTTCTGCTTATCAGCCATTCAAGGTAGATAAACAAAACTATATtataaaatggaaacaaactaGCTAACTTATAAAAAGTACATTTAGtcaaacataataaaaaaatCGGAGTCTACCGATAAGAACAGTATGTAACAAATTATCCTTACATAGCATTTTGAAGCCTGGTCTTTTGATTAGTTAACTTAAACACCCATGATCATTGTGTTATTTTACACAGAGTAAAATACTCCTTGAACACAATATAGTTTTGCAAAATAAAGTGACCTCCCTTAGTTAATCTGGGTTTAGCATTTCTAAATTACCTTTGAACTTCAAAATACTGGCATACtatctatttgtttttaaaatcttaccTCTTATTATTGCTTTGAGATGGTTGGGTTTTAGCTTTCTTGCAGCGATCACATCACTGAGAGCGGAACGGTAGTTGCCTATACAAAGCAAAACCTGGGTCAGAACATTTCACATGAACAACTTCTAAAATCCAAGTAGACTTGAGGGCAAGAGAAATCATTAGGCTGAGCCACTGGACAATGCATATTCTATGACCACAAGACAGGTAAAGATGGAGGTTGCACATTAATGACAATAGAAATAAATGATTGGGGTAAATCTGGTGCCCAGAAAAGTGAAAGATGGATAACAGGAGCTAGGACAGACAATGCACAAACTGCTACATTTAACATACAACAGATTGTcctcaatatttataacttcctTGTTTTGTTTCAAGGATCTCAGTGGGACCTATGAAAATACACAGGCCTACCCCAAATCTGATGCACATGTATAGTTATCTGTCTCCTTATCTCTTCACTATAGAACCAGAGTTTTATCACTGTCCTTTCCTCCCGGCACCCAACCCCTGACCCAGGTTCCCAGTGTTACTGCCACGCCCGGACCATCATCAAATCACCTCTAGGAATTAGCCCAGAAAAGCCCAGCATCAACCTGTTCACTTCACACTCCTCCCCAAAGCACTTTGCTTTGGCCACAAGTTTTAAATTTAGCAATGTGCAAAACAGAAGCTCCAAGATTTGACCCCTGCAAAAAGAGTTAGAGCCACAGGGATGGCCCCTTATGTTGAACAATCTGCtcgaccttgtatttagctgtgactctcTGAGTAccattcccagacctgaggaagagctctgtgtagctcgaaagcttctctctcaccaagagaagctggtccattaaaatatattaccttgctcaccttgtgtctctcagAGCCACAGGGACACTTCATGATTGTCTGAAAAATCTTTTGAAAGTTTGTAACAGTGAAAGCACATGACATAAATAGGCAAAGCAATTTAGTCATTTTTGGTTACACAGAATCTACATCAGACATAAAATGCAACATAGGACATTACCCAGATAAAACTGTGCTGCAGCTCGGTTAGTATAAAGCACAGCATTCAAATCTTGGTCACTGCATTTCTTTTTTAACCCTTCAGTATATGAGATTACAGCTTTCTTGTAGTTCTTTTCCTTGAAGTATTCATTCCCCTCATTCTTATAGGTGTTTGCTTGCTCTGCAAAGACAAACAAAACACCCTTCATTGTACAATGCAATCAATAGATCACCCCTGCCTATAACCTTAGCATACCTAAAAATTCA
Above is a window of Emys orbicularis isolate rEmyOrb1 chromosome 8, rEmyOrb1.hap1, whole genome shotgun sequence DNA encoding:
- the TTC4 gene encoding tetratricopeptide repeat protein 4, which codes for MEAAAGQAEEAGLASFLDKSQTQRYAGGFNPASWEQEFDKIPMFMKKSPAEIDPEQNPDLACLQSIIFDEDRSPEEQANTYKNEGNEYFKEKNYKKAVISYTEGLKKKCSDQDLNAVLYTNRAAAQFYLGNYRSALSDVIAARKLKPNHLKAIIRGALCHLELKNFPEAMAWCEEGLRIDSKEKKLVETRAKADKLKRAEQRDIRKAKLKEKKEQSQKEVLLTAIKERNIKLFLEASKEEDEISDGLAEMSLNGLSSDSATGTKVYLDDNGNLNWPVLFLYPEYGQTDFISAFHEDSRFIDHILVMFAELPPWDSERKYHPSNLELYFEDEAREEMYQLNTENTLLQVLQHQRYFVKAGTPTFLVLVKHSPFSKNYFFGKKVHRLK